aatatctcgtaacaaattattataactttattacaatattgctcCTCTGTTACTTCTAAGGTCATGACAGATATAAACTCGTCTAGGTTTATTTCAAAACGAACCCAACATCAAGGATGGAAGATTGAACCTAACTTGGATGTTCGTCTTCATTGTCTTCTTGATTGAGGTTTTCCAtccttcttttccctttttctatGTGTTTCAAGATCCCATTGCTGATGGATTGTCTACGGGCCCTGCTTCCCTTCCTCTGGGGTTCCATAGAACCCATTGCCGATGGGTTGCCCACCAGGATAAGTGCTTTATCGTTTGAAACTCATGGGTTCTAGCTGATCAttgttttttcatcttctttttaattaaataatttaattaaagttatatgATGCAAAACCATGTTGTTTTGGTTTAGAATAGACGGCATCTAACATTTAAAATCGACAatgggggtgtgtgtgtaaacATTGAAAACATATGGGCTTTTAGggttcattttaaaatataggAGATGTTTACGCATAAGAATCAAATAATAGGGGGTATTTTTGCAATTACTCtctagaataatttttttttttttttggtcttatGAGTAAAATTTTGAACTGAGATGATAATGGTAAATACTTTCCGGTACCGGTTGATATGTATGTTTAGTTTTATAGTGAAATGGGTGAGGTGCaagatttgtaattttttataaaattgtctatataaataaataattcttttGTGTTTTCCTTTGCTTGATTGATAATGGTATTGGTATTTTGGGACGGTAACCTTAGCCTTAATATAAGTTGCTACTTATGAATTCTGATTGGGGGTGTTTTGACTTGGCAGAAAGGACATGGGAACGAGCGGATAGTTGGTTGGAAAGGAAGAGAcaaatttttgttgtgaaaatTATATTCCAAAATCTAAAGCATGTGGCTGTCCTGTGGAATTGGATTTTTGTGAAGTTGATGGTCTCCAATTATTAAGAATCTCTTTTGTACATTTACAGCTTTTAGTACATTGATTGATAATCCAGAGTATCTTCCTATCCcattcaaataccaaatttagttttgattttttccaatttgcctcattttttttttaaccaaaataagcttttttttctaacttattttttttaataaaataaggGCAATTAAGGCTTAttactaattatttaaattaaattgcaattatttttcttcaagatgaatttttattttaaattaattgtttttttacttctaatttgaaaatataattgtaACCATCGTATTATCCTTGGGTGCGTTACATTATCTGTTAATTCTTGGTAATTTCGTCTTTTATTGTTCCTCGCATTTAAGGTTCTTGTTTTGATGCAAGatattttttcatcaaaatgtagaattaacttcaaaatttttaagGTAGGTTTTAATATACCCGCACTTATTCATTTCttgtctcaaattttcaattgaaatcttaaaaaatttgaggctattttttctcttcttttctttttttcaagtTGCCATTAAGAGTGCATCTAATGGGTAGATTTAAGTTGGTTCACTTGGACACATGTTAATAGACCAATAATATgccaaataaaatttaaaaaatttaatatttaaaatatatgtctaaaattttgtatttgtctTTTTGTTTCTACTCAAACAAATAATTGCTTCTCTATAAattctattaaataaaattctaaaaaggtAGTCATCAGTGGATTAAAAAAAGTTGACGTCCCCCAAATTTCAATCACCTTTGCAACATTTGCCCTAAACCAATATGACCAAATGCTAAAGTTAGGAATATAATGCCTCTATAAAGATTTTTTGTTCTCACGTTTATGGTATATCAGTATTCGAACCTTAACTGTTACgatttcttaatttatattttctattagaATCAAGAGCAGCGGAGACATATGTGATGGagtatcataaaaaaaaagaaaaaattagaaatataacgtacgaacatattaaaaaaatgatgtgAAACAGCagtattttacttttatatgcaatttgtatttcaaaaatatagatgtaattttttaatgatttgtttttgaatttgtgTATAGGGGAATTTTGTAAAAAGCTTTTGTGGACACATCAAACCACTTTCTGCAATGCAAACTGAGCCACTTTGCAACTCATCAGagatctttctttctctcttcttcatccatatatatatatgtatgtgatcGATATATAGCTGAGATTTGCTGACTAAACATGATCGATCATCTTAATTGCTTCACCTGTACATCTAAGAAGCTTTCATCATATTGTTCAGCTAACAAAGAAACAAGTTATTGTGCAGCATTGTGGGGATATATATAGGACATGCAACATACAGGAGAAGTGAGTCTTGAGTGctttttattattacatataatatatatatatatatatgtatgttgttTACTTGGCATTCATTAGGAATAGCTCATCCTCATTGCATTGGGAATTCTTCAAACATCCTTTGATCTGATTCTGGTGTTCTTCTGTTCAGCTGCAAAATTTAGCTAGCTAGCCAATGTATTTTTGCGCATTCAGATCAGCATTCAATAATTCTGATTTGATGGAGGACCCGACCCCTCTTCATATCCAATAAAAGaggaaaatttttgagaaataagaAGCAATTTAACTTTCCCAATTACTCATGGGAAACTGTTTTGTTTTCTACTGCAAAGCTGAAAAATCTATCCATATTTTGCAATTTCCTACCAGAGAAACCAAATCTGCATTTTAATCCATACATCTGTGCGTTCTTGTGCAGTAgcatttgagagagagaattcagaaCAGCACCAATTGTAGATGCACATCCACTTAGGTAAGACACAGTCTCACCAATAATCTCCACACGAGCAGAGCCCATTCTCAAACTTGTGGAACCTGTTAGCATCCCTTACCATAAACACCTTCTTCAAAACCTTTGATAGGCCCTTGATGAACTCATGGCAATCCCCACAAACTCTCAAGTTCTTGAAAACTCGAACCACCGATCCCCCTTTGTTGATCCCACCACAAACCAAAGCCAACCCAATTGCCAACTTCTCACTGTGAAATCTCAAACTCTCTGCCTTTGACTCCTCGTCAACATCATGCAATGCATACCTCACTTCATATGCGTAACCCGCCTCTTCTTTTACCCTTCTCTCCATTTCCTTCAAAACTTTATGTATTTCTACTGTAAGTGGGTGCCTCTCATCTCCATTATAGAAAAAATGGACCTCCTTTTCGACCTCAACCCAACTGCATCCTGCTTCTTTCCTTAACCCCTTCGACTTCACTgactctctcactctctcggcCTCTTTCCAGTGGCCTGCATTTGCATAGAGATTTGACAACATAACATAGTTGGCCGGATTGTCATCATCCAATCCTAGAAGTATCTCTCCTACTTCTCTACCGATTTCCAAGTCCCCATGTACTTTACAGGCATTAAGCAGTGTCTGCCATATCCCAACACTTGGTTTTAGGGGGATATTATGTGTACGTTGTTTGGCTTCTCTTAAGCACCCAGCTCGGCCAAGAAGATCAACCATGCAAGCATAGTGCTCTACATTAGGTTTGATTCGACGATCCTGACACAACCTTGAGAAGTATTGTTTACTCTCTTCAACAAGTCCAGAATGGCTACAAGCTGAGAGCACAGCCAGGTAAGTCACCCCATCAGGCTTGATATTATCTACCTGCATTTCCTCAAAGAGGCGAATTGCTTCTCTGCCGAGACCATGCCTTCCATATCCTGTAATCATAACTGTCCAAGAAACCACATTTCTTTCAGGCATTTCACTGAATTGCCTTTCTGCTTCCTCTGTTAACCCACACTTGAGATACATATCCATAATCGAATTGGCTACTGAGATGTCCAAACCGGATGGAACTTTGACCGTGTAACAATGGATCTGCTTCCCTTGCTCCACCAGAGCAAAATCAGCAAATATACCCATCATGCTTGAGAGAACAAACCCGTCTACCTGACTGCCACTCTCCCTGAGCCGCCTAAACAAATCCATGGCCTCCGTTAAGTTTCCTCCATGAGCGTAACCTAGAATTAGAGCACTCCAAGATATCACACTCTTCTGCTCAAGTTGGTTGAACACTTGATGTGCTTCAAACAAGCGCCCGTTTTTCGCATACAGATTAACAAGTGCACCTGCAACAGTTGCATGAACAGAAAATGGGAATCCTCTGGTGAGCAAATAAGCATGAACTTGAGTTCCTTCCCGAATTGCCCCAAGATCGTTGCAAGCTTTTAAAGTGCTTGTAAATGTGAAATCATCTGGCATTTCACCATGTTTTTGCATGTCCCGGAACAAAAATATGGACTCGTCACCCATTCCTACAAGGCCATATCCTGCCATCATCGCATTCCAACTTACAACATTTCTAAATGGCATTAGATCAAACACCTGTGCAGCCTCACTAATTCTGCCACATTTTGAGTACATATCCATAATCGAGTTGCCCACCACAGGGAACCATTCAAATCCAGTTCTAATGGCTGAGCCATGAATTTGCATCCCATTCTCAGCAATACTCAGAAACCCACACGCCTTAAAATTTGTTGAGAAAGTGAACTCATTGGGCTTGACATC
This genomic stretch from Diospyros lotus cultivar Yz01 chromosome 1, ASM1463336v1, whole genome shotgun sequence harbors:
- the LOC127809089 gene encoding putative pentatricopeptide repeat-containing protein At3g15130; the encoded protein is MLHQNFCFIMSDKQRLAKLLKDCAKDALGEQGKQVHGALMKMGYGSDMMLNNDLIYTYGKCGRLDMACHVFDKMLERNVVSWTALMRGHLQQGNPKASLLLFHQMGGSDVKPNEFTFSTNFKACGFLSIAENGMQIHGSAIRTGFEWFPVVGNSIMDMYSKCGRISEAAQVFDLMPFRNVVSWNAMMAGYGLVGMGDESIFLFRDMQKHGEMPDDFTFTSTLKACNDLGAIREGTQVHAYLLTRGFPFSVHATVAGALVNLYAKNGRLFEAHQVFNQLEQKSVISWSALILGYAHGGNLTEAMDLFRRLRESGSQVDGFVLSSMMGIFADFALVEQGKQIHCYTVKVPSGLDISVANSIMDMYLKCGLTEEAERQFSEMPERNVVSWTVMITGYGRHGLGREAIRLFEEMQVDNIKPDGVTYLAVLSACSHSGLVEESKQYFSRLCQDRRIKPNVEHYACMVDLLGRAGCLREAKQRTHNIPLKPSVGIWQTLLNACKVHGDLEIGREVGEILLGLDDDNPANYVMLSNLYANAGHWKEAERVRESVKSKGLRKEAGCSWVEVEKEVHFFYNGDERHPLTVEIHKVLKEMERRVKEEAGYAYEVRYALHDVDEESKAESLRFHSEKLAIGLALVCGGINKGGSVVRVFKNLRVCGDCHEFIKGLSKVLKKVFMVRDANRFHKFENGLCSCGDYW